One genomic region from Mastacembelus armatus chromosome 21, fMasArm1.2, whole genome shotgun sequence encodes:
- the dcbld2 gene encoding discoidin, CUB and LCCL domain-containing protein 2: MGRAVMVGRGPTGAGVLVLSILVILTTESCGAQKGDGCGPSVLGPSSGTLSSLGYPGTYPNNTVCEWEISVPRGNRIHFRFAELDIEDRDCQVNYLRLHNGIGPERSEIVKYCGLGLKITELIESTGNQVTVQFMSGTHHSGRGVYLSYSTTEHTDLITCLDKGTDFPEAEFSKYCPAGCLTSSEGISGTMPNGYRESSPLCVAAIHAGVVSNAVGGRISVVSSKGIPHYEGTLANNVTSTGGTLSDSLFTFRTNGCYGTLGLESGGVADTQLSASSVWEWHGEWAASGARLKKAGLAWAPSQSDQQPWLQIDLKREKKITGIITTGSTWREYLYYVSAYRVLYSNDGQQWYIYREANSTQDKIFQGNVNHLDEVRNNFIPPISSRFVRINPTLWHQRIALKLELLGCQIPAVRAGPRMLPPTRQNPPSKGTKRPPQLGQTTTPPPDIRNTTMPPHTNKDVALAAVLVPVVVMVLTALILIVVCACHWRNRKKSSEGTYDLPHWDRTDWWKSMKQLLPSKMVETEDSIRYSSSEVGRLTGRGVVPRLHAEPAEYAQPLVSGVTTLGARSTFKPDEGPDPGYSDPDLYDAPISPDVYHAYAEPLPASGSEYATPIVVDMGCHPSGGPSLNQPTTVCSFMGAGPASLLTRTESSQSGRSAYDTPKNATGPVTATEDLTYQVPQSSTQKATGQS, encoded by the exons GTGATGGCTGTGGCCCAAGTGTACTTGGCCCCAGCAGTGGGACTCTGTCCTCTCTGGGTTACCCGGGGACATACCCAAACAACACAGTGTGTGAGTGGGAGATCAGTGTGCCCCGTGGTAACAGGATCCACTTTCGCTTTGCTGAGCTGGACATAGAAGACAGAGACTGCCAGGTCAACTACCTCCGCCTCCACAATGGCATTGGACCTGAGAGGAGTGAGATCG TGAAGTACTGCGGGTTGGGTCTAAAGATCACAGAGCTGATCGAGTCCACTGGCAACCAGGTGACTGTCCAGTTCATGAGTGGGACCCACCACAGTGGCCGTGGAGTCTACCTGTCCTACTCCACCACTGAACACACAG ATCTAATCACCTGCTTGGATAAAGGAACTGATTTCCCAGAAGCAGAGTTCAG TAAATACTGCCCGGCAGGCTGCTTGACATCAAGTGAGGGGATTTCTGGAACTATGCCAAATGGATACAGAGAG tcctctcctctgtgtgtggCAGCCATCCATGCGGGTGTAGTTTCCAATGCTGTTGGAGGGAGGATCAGTGTGGTCAGCAGTAAAGGCATTCCTCATTACGAGGGCACACTGGCTAACAATGTCACTTCCACTGG AGGAACTTTGTCAGACAGCCTCTTCACCTTCAGGACAAATG GCTGTTATGGGACACTGGGATTAGAGTCTGGAGGTGTTGCGGACACTCAGCTCTCTGCTTCATCGGTGTGGGAATGGCACGGCGAGTGGGCGGCATCAGGGGCACGTCTTAAAAAGGCAGGTTTAGCCTGGGCGCCCTCTCAGAGTGACCAGCAGCCGTGGCTGCAGATCGATCTcaagagggagaagaaaatCACAG GCATCATCACCACAGGCTCCACCTGGAGAGAGTATTTGTACTATGTCTCAGCATACAGGGTCCTGTACAGTAATGATGGCCAGCAGTGGTACATCTACCGGGAAGCAAATTCTACACAAGACAAG ATTTTCCAAGGCAATGTCAACCACTTGGATGAGGTGAGAAATAACTTCATTCCCCCAATTTCGTCCCGGTTTGTGAGGATAAATCCCACTCTATGGCACCAGAGAATTGCACTCAAATTAGAGCTGCTTGGCTGCCAAATTCCTGCAG tgaGGGCAGGGCCGAGGATGTTACCCCCTACGCGTCAGAATCCACCTTCTAAGGGTACAAAACGCCCACCTCAGCTTGGCCAAACCACCACACCCCCCCCAGATATCAGAAACACGACTATGCCTCCCCACACCAACAAAG ATGTGGCACTGGCAGCAGTTTTGGTTCCTGTGGTGGTTATGGTTCTGACTGCTCTCATCTTAATTGTGGTTTGTGCTTGTCATTGGAGAAACAG GAAGAAAAGCTCTGAGGGAACATATGATCTTCCTCACTGGGATCGCACAG ACTGGTGGAAAAGCATGAAGCAGCTCCTGCCATCCAAAATGGTGGAGACCGAGGATTCAATTCGGTACAGCAGCAGTGAGGTGGGCCGGCTAACGGGTAGAGGCGTTGTACCAAGACTACATGCTGAACCTGCAG AATATGCCCAGCCACTGGTGAGTGGTGTTACAACTTTAGGTGCACGTTCAACGTTTAAACCAGACGAGGGTCCTGACCCAGGATACTCAGATCCAGACCTGTACGACGCTCCCATCTCGCCAGATGTATACCACGCTTATGCAGAGCCCCTGCCGGCTTCGGGATCTGAATACGCAACACCTATAGTGGTTGATATGGGTTGCCACCCATCAGGGGGCCCCTCTTTAAACCAGCCCACTACTGTATGTAGTTTCATGGGTGCTGGGCCTGCCTCCCTGCTCACACGGACAGAAAGCAGCCAGTCGGGGAGGTCAGCATATGACACACCCAAAAATGCCACTGGACCAGTCACAGCCACTGAGGATCTGACCTATCAGGTGCCTCAGAGTAGCACTCAGAAGGCAACAGGACAGAGCTGA